A region of Anolis sagrei isolate rAnoSag1 chromosome 2, rAnoSag1.mat, whole genome shotgun sequence DNA encodes the following proteins:
- the LOC132767480 gene encoding E3 ubiquitin-protein ligase Topors-like produces the protein MPPSDASPDSKCPICLDRFENVSYLDYCWHRFCFRCIQMWSKNKAKCPLCKQPFHSIVHSIRSENDYKVYTVKPAETDAFVGTDRVPWDDETPGPSYSSSDQVYATRYTTLDTSETSDEELSTNAAVLPTQLLPSMERNEDSCDSLENCVIAGYVKSLDERTPELVELSSDSEESVVDGWKCKEDQKTVKPIQYQSFSETDASGYASPFSLGSRDGSASRKVKVSSSSKNQNHKRSEHDNNKASGSTCLQNSPREREDDYDDSYAFTKKRKSEVYAPQLDREHRSFKSKNKDNSLEKWKKRDSSRHRHRKNKKKSKAQHKSLSQKSKVLSLSNESIYSRELSRSRSRSNDCSKNARRQDSDDYFRGQYHSKYDRNASRDYYELSYSRRKQYPRHSPSPDYGVRSFYERTNNQISRGRSRSYYYGRDRSRSQSSSQSCTSSRGSDRMRSEKPSGKRKYKTRHLESMPRGSEEAASASSKKESSMSENLVPKHWEPYKRSAGLLNSQSEADIPRKKEKKTSRSPSVEIIYEGTATDITRRQKRKRKWDRKPHTNQVGYSPISSPVVITIDSDSDKASEIQDNTECDSIIFWSPLDPFPPNEKETESSSLLLEARDDKDNKADEAENVKEHSVIPKGDDVGDEILSGFEPLNGGEELQDPNGRHAPSMADNSKASPELSNGETESFCCSPTHKSLSHKSKVLSLSNESIYSQELSRSISRSNKCSKNSRRQESDGYFRGQYYSTYDRNASGDYYELSYSRQNNNSRHSPSPNYGVCSFYEQTNNQISRGRSRSYYYGRDRSRSRSSSRTRTPSRESDRTRSEKPSGKRKYKTRHLESMPRGSEEAASSKKESHVFENLVPKHREPYKMSAGLLNCQSESDIPRKKEKKMSRSPNVEIIYEATVTDTRRHQKKKRKWDRKPRANQMGYSPVSSPVVIMIDSDSDKTSEIQDNTECDSSISWSPLDPFPPNEKETESPSLLLEARDDKDNKADEAENVKEHSLTPKRDDVGDETLSGVAPLNGVEELQDPDGRHAPSAADNSKASSEQSNGKTESFCCLPTHKASLLLRLSKYLHEHLCQLDTSEQNL, from the coding sequence ATGCCACCATCAGATGCCTCACCAGACTCTAAATGCCCAATATGCTTGGACAGATTTGAAAATGTATCCTACCTGGATTATTGTTGGCACAGATTTTGTTTTCGATGCATACAGATGTGGTCTAAGAACAAAGCAAAATGCCCACTCTGCAAGCAGCCTTTTCACTCAATTGTGCATAGTATAAGATCAGAAAATGACTATAAGGTATATACAGTCAAGCCTGCAGAGACCGATGCCTTTGTCGGTACTGACCGGGTGCCTTGGGATGATGAGACCCCTGGTCCATCCTACTCAAGCTCTGACCAAGTTTATGCTACCCGGTATACCACTTTGGATACTTCAGAAACATCTGATGAAGAGCTCTCCACCAACGCAGCAGTATTGCCAACACAGTTACTACCTTCTATGGAGCGGAATGAGGACAGTTGTGATTCCCTTGAAAACTGTGTTATTGCTGGCTATGTGAAGTCACTGGATGAGAGAACACCTGAACTTGTGGAACTGTCTTCAGACTCTGAGGAATCGGTTGTTGATGGCTGGAAAtgcaaagaagatcagaaaacagTGAAGCCCATCCAGTACCAGAGTTTTAGTGAAACAGATGCCAGTGGGTAtgcctctcctttctctcttgggTCCAGAGATGGTAGTGCCAGTCGTAAGGTGAAGGTGTCCTCCTCGAGTAAAAACCAAAATCACAAAAGGAGTGAACATGACAATAATAAAGCCAGCGGCAGTACTTGTTTACAAAATTCACCTAGAGAGAGAGAAGACGATTATGATGACAGCTACGCTTTTACCAAGAAGAGGAAATCCGAAGTCTACGCACCGCAATTGGACCGAGAACACCGCAGTTTCAAAAGTAAGAACAAGGATAATAGCCtggaaaaatggaagaagagGGATAGCAGCAGACACAGGCACAGAAAGAATAAAAAGAAGTCCAAAGCCCAACACAAAAGCCTCTCTCAAAAAAGCAAAGTTCTGTCTCTGAGCAATGAGAGCATCTACTCTCGAGAACTGAGTCGATCAAGATCTCGTAGCAATGATTGTAGCAAAAATGCAAGGAGGCAAGATAGTGATGATTACTTCAGAGGCCAATACCACAGCAAGTATGACAGGAATGCCTCCCGAGATTATTATGAATTATCTTATAGTAGGCGGAAGCAGTACCCCAGGCATTCTCCTAGCCCAGATTATGGAGTCCGCTCTTTTTACGAGCGAACCAATAATCAAATTTCAAGAGGTCGCAGCAGAAGTTACTACTATGGACGGGATAGATCAAGAAGTCAGTCCAGCAGCCAGTCTTGCACTTCTTCTCGAGGATCAGACAGAATGCGATCAGAGAAACCCAGTGGCAAAAGGAAATACAAGACCCGCCACCTCGAGAGTATGCCTAGAGGAAGTGAGGAAGCTGCTTCTGCATCTTCTAAAAAAGAAAGCAGCATGTCCGAAAACCTTGTGCCAAAGCATTGGGAACCTTACAAAAGGTCAGCTGGCCTCTTGAACAGTCAGTCAGAAGCTGACATCCCacgaaagaaggagaaaaagacgtCAAGAAGTCCAAGTGTGGAGATTATTTATGAAGGGACAGCCACGGACATAACAAGGCgtcagaagaggaaaagaaaatgggaCAGGAAGCCACACACAAACCAAGTGGGCTATTCTCCCATTTCTTCGCCTGTTGTGATTACAATTGACAGTGACAGTGATAAAGCCAGTGAAATCCAGGATAATACTGAGTGTGACAGTATCATCTTCTGGAGTCCTTTGGACCCATTTCCTCCAAATGAGAAGGAGACAGAGTCCTCATCACTACTCTTGGAAGCCAGGGACGATAAAGACAACAAAGCTGATGAAGCTGAAAATGTGAAGGAACACAGTGTGATTCCCAAAGGGGACGATGTAGGAGATGAAATTCTAAGTGGTTTTGAACCTCTAAATGGAGGTGAAGAGCTGCAGGATCCAAATGGCAGGCATGCACCTTCTATGGCAGACAATAGCAAGGCTTCGCCTGAGCTGAGCAATGGAGAAACTGAATCTTTTTGCTGCTCGCCAACCCACAAAAGCCTTTCTCACAAAAGCAAGGTTCTGTCTCTGAGTAATGAGAGCATCTACTCTCAAGAACTGAGTCGATCAATATCTCGTAGCAACAAATGTAGCAAAAATTCAAGGAGGCAAGAAAGTGATGGTTACTTCAGAGGTCAATACTACAGCACGTATGACAGGAATGCCTCCGGAGATTATTATGAATTATCTTATAGCAGGCAGAATAATAACTCCAGGCATTCTCCTAGCCCAAATTATGGAGTCTGCTCTTTTTATGAGCAAACCAATAATCAAATTTCAAGAGGTCGCAGCAGAAGTTACTACTATGGAAGGGATAGATCAAGAAGTCGATCCAGCAGCCGGACTCGCACTCCTTCTCGAGAATCAGACAGAACGCGATCAGAGAAACCCAGTGGCAAAAGGAAATACAAGACCCGCCACCTTGAGAGTATGCCTAGAGGAAGTGAGGAAGCTGCTTCTTCTAAAAAAGAGAGTCACGTGTTTGAAAACCTTGTGCCAAAGCATCGGGAACCTTACAAAATGTCAGCTGGCCTCTTGAACTGTCAATCAGAATCTGACATCCCacggaagaaggagaaaaagatgtCAAGAAGTCCAAATGTGGAGATTATTTATGAAGCAACCGTCACAGACACAAGAAGGcatcagaagaagaaaagaaaatgggacAGGAAGCCACGTGCAAATCAGATGGGCTACTCTCCCGTTTCTTCACCTGTTGTGATTATGATTGACAGTGACAGTGATAAAACCAGTGAAATCCAGGATAATACTGAGTGTGACAGTAGCATCTCCTGGAGTCCTTTGGACCCATTTCCTCCAAATGAGAAGGAGACAGAGTCCCCTTCACTACTCTTGGAAGCCAGGGATGATAAAGACAACAAAGCTGACGAAGCCGAAAATGTGAAGGAACACAGTTTGACTCCCAAAAGGGACGATGTAGGAGATGAAACTCTAAGTGGCGTTGCACCTCTAAATGGAGTTGAAGAGCTACAGGATCCAGATGGCAGGCATGCACCTTCTGCGGCAGACAATAGCAAGGCTTCGTCTGAGCAGAGCAATGGAAAAACTGAATCTTTCTGCTGCTTGCCAACCCACAAAGCATCCTTGCTCTTACGCCTCTCAAAATATCTTCATGAACATTTGTGTCAGTTGGACACATCAGAACAAAATCTATAG
- the LOC132767477 gene encoding E3 ubiquitin-protein ligase Topors-like isoform X2: protein MADSFSSKSSRKKLHQTMSSSDASPDSKCPICLDRFENVSYLDHCWHRFCFRCVQEWSKNKAECPLCKQPFHSIVHSMRSENDYKVYTVKPAETDAFANPDGRRFRYRTTVTRERRTSAYPRRNPNTRRTASPPDNGILFEGLSGQSTGQRDAEINQMIRRLQSRRQANLEGRSMRQIQEQEIINFRRALYRSGTRVRSIEDGGRYRDISAEFFRRNPACLHRLVPWLKRELTVLFGAHGSLVNIVQHIIMSNVTRYDLESTAFTDELKPFLLHRTEHFLHEFINFARCPFNIEAYDQHANYDCPAPSYEEGSRSESSIITISPDEADSQEAERNSFTVGTDQAPWDDETPGPSYSSSDQVCATLSTTLDTSESSDEEPSTNAAVLPAQVPPSVERNEDSCDSLENCVIVGYVKPLAERTPELVELSSDSEESVVDGGKCEEVQKKVKPIQYQSFSDTDASGYASPFSLGSRDGSASRKVKVSSSSKKQNHKRSEHDKSKASSSTCLQNPSREREDNYDDSYAFTKKRKSEVYAPQLDREHRGFKSKNKDRSLEKRKKKRDSSRHKHKKDKKKSKTRDKSLSRKSKVLSLSNESIYSRELSRSRSRSNDCNKNSRRQDSDDYFRGQYHSKYDRNASRDYYELSYSRRNQYSRHSPSPDYGVRSFYERTNNQISRGRSRSYYYGRDRSRSRSSSQSRTPSRGSDRTRSEKPSGKRKYKTRHLESMPRGSEEAASASSKKESSVFENLVPKHREPYKRSAGLLNSQPEADIPRKKETKTSRSPSVEIIYEGTATDITRRQKRKRKWERKPHANQVGYSPVSSPVVITIDSDSDKASEIQDNTECDSIISWSPLDPFPPNEKEIESPSLLLEARDDKADEAENVEKEHRVTPKRDDVVDETLSGIEPLNGVEELQDPDGRHAPSAADNSKASSEQSNGETESFCCLPTHKASLLLHLSKHLHEQSCELDTSEQNL, encoded by the coding sequence ATGGCTGATAGCTTTTCATCTAAATCTAGCAGAAAGAAATTGCACCAGACAATGTCATCATCAGATGCATCACCAGACTCTAAGTGCCCAATATGCTTGGACAGATTCGAAAATGTATCCTACTTGGACCATTGCTGGCACAGATTTTGCTTCCGGTGCGTACAGGAGTGGTCGAAGAACAAAGCAGAATGCCCTCTCTGCAAGCAGCCATTTCACTCAATTGTGCACAGTATGAGATCAGAAAATGACTATAAGGTATATACAGTCAAGCCTGCAGAGACTGATGCCTTTGCCAACCCTGACGGTAGGAGATTCCGTTACCGAACGACTGTAACAAGGGAGCGTCGCACTTCAGCTTACCCTCGAAGGAATCCCAACACTAGAAGAACTGCCTCACCTCCTGATAATGGGATCCTATTCGAAGGCCTGTCAGGCCAGTCAACGGGACAGCGAGATGCAGAGATCAATCAAATGATTAGGCGCCTTCAGTCCAGGCGACAGGCAAACTTGGAAGGCCGATCCATGCGTCAAATTCAGGAACAAGAAATCATCAACTTCCGTAGAGCGCTGTATCGCTCCGGCACCCGTGTCCGAAGCATCGAGGATGGAGGGCGATACCGAGACATATCTGCTGAATTTTTCCGCAGGAATCCTGCCTGCCTTCATAGACTAGTTCCATGGCTGAAGCGCGAGCTCACAGTTTTGTTTGGAGCTCATGGGTCTCTTGTCAACATTGTGCAGCACATCATAATGAGCAATGTTACTAGGTATGATCTAGAAAGCACAGCATTCACTGATGAACTTAAACCCTTTTTGCTACATCGGACAGAGCACTTTTTGCATGAATTTATTAACTTTGCCAGGTGTCCTTTTAATATAGAAGCATACGACCAACATGCAAATTATGACTGTCCAGCTCCTTCGTACGAGGAAGGAAGTCGGTCAGAATCCTCAATCATCACCATCTCTCCAGATGAGGCTGATTCCCAGGAAGCTGAACGTAACTCCTTTACAGTCGGTACTGACCAGGCGCCCTGGGATGATGAGACTCCTGGTCCATCCTACTCAAGCTCTGACCAGGTTTGTGCTACGCTGTCCACCACTTTGGATACTTCGGAATCATCTGACGAAGAGCCCTCCACCAACGCAGCAGTGTTGCCAGCGCAGGTACCACCTTCTGTGGAGAGGAACGAGGACAGTTGTGATTCCCTTGAAAACTGTGTTATTGTTGGCTATGTGAAGCCGCTGGCAGAGAGAACACCCGAACTTGTGGAACTGTCTTCAGACTCTgaggaatctgttgttgatggcGGGAAATGTGAAGAAGTTCAGAAAAAAGTGAAGCCCATCCAGTACCAGAGTTTTAGTGATACAGATGCCAGTGGGTATGCCTCTCCCTTTTCTCTCGGGTCCAGAGATGGTAGTGCCAGTCGTAAGGTGAAGGTTTCCTCCTCGAGtaaaaaacaaaatcacaaaAGGAGTGAACATGACAAAAGTAAAGCCAGCAGCAGTACTTGTTTACAAAATCCatctagagagagagaggacaatTATGATGACAGCTATGCTTTTACCAAAAAGAGGAAATCTGAAGTCTACGCACCACAATTGGACCGAGAACACCGCGGTTTCAAAAGTAAGAACAAGGATCGTAGCCTGGAAAAAcggaagaagaagagggatagCAGCAGACACAAGCACAAGAAGGATAAAAAGAAGTCCAAAACCCGAGACAAAAGCCTCTCTCGCAAAAGCAAAGTTCTGTCTCTGAGCAATGAGAGCATCTACTCTCGAGAACTTAGTCGATCAAGATCTCGTAGCAATGATTGTAACAAAAATTCAAGGAGGCAAGATAGTGATGATTACTTCAGAGGCCAATACCACAGCAAGTATGACAGGAATGCCTCCCGAGATTATTATGAATTATCTTATAGTAGGCGGAATCAGTACTCCAGGCATTCTCCTAGCCCAGATTATGGAGTCCGCTCTTTTTACGAGCGAACCAATAATCAAATTTCAAGAGGTCGCAGCAGAAGTTACTACTATGGACGGGATAGATCAAGAAGTCGGTCCAGCAGCCAGTCTCGCACTCCTTCTCGAGGATCAGACAGAACGCGATCCGAGAAACCCAGTGGCAAAAGGAAATACAAGACCCGCCACCTCGAGAGTATGCCTAGAGGAAGTGAGGAAGCTGCTTCTGCGTCTTCTAAAAAAGAAAGTAGCGTGTTCGAAAACCTTGTGCCAAAGCATCGGGAACCTTACAAAAGGTCAGCTGGCCTCTTGAACAGTCAGCCAGAAGCTGATATCCCACGGAAGAAGGAAACAAAGACGTCAAGAAGTCCAAGTGTGGAGATTATTTATGAAGGGACAGCCACGGACATAACAAGGCgtcagaagaggaaaagaaaatgggaaaggaAGCCACATGCAAACCAGGTGGGCTACTCTCCTGTTTCTTCGCCTGTTGTGATTACAATTGACAGTGACAGTGATAAAGCCAGTGAAATCCAGGATAATACTGAGTGTGACAGTATCATCTCCTGGAGTCCTTTGGACCCATTTCCTCCAAATGAGAAGGAGATAGAGTCCCCATCACTACTCTTAGAAGCCAGAGACGACAAAGCTGATGAAGCTGAAAATGTGGAGAAGGAACACCGCGTGACTCCCAAAAGGGACGATGTAGTAGATGAAACTCTAAGTGGCATTGAACCTCTAAATGGAGTTGAAGAGCTACAGGATCCAGATGGCAGGCATGCACCTTCTGCGGCAGACAATAGCAAGGCTTCGTCTGAGCAGAGCAATGGAGAAACTGAATCTTTCTGCTGCTTGCCAACTCACAAAGCGTCCTTGCTCTTACACCTCTCAAAACATCTTCATGAACAATCGTGTGAGCTGGACACGTCAGAACAAAATCTATAG
- the LOC132767477 gene encoding E3 ubiquitin-protein ligase Topors-like isoform X1: MCAARELRSRAGGANGRRRQRSKQNLTPLTNHSMADSFSSKSSRKKLHQTMSSSDASPDSKCPICLDRFENVSYLDHCWHRFCFRCVQEWSKNKAECPLCKQPFHSIVHSMRSENDYKVYTVKPAETDAFANPDGRRFRYRTTVTRERRTSAYPRRNPNTRRTASPPDNGILFEGLSGQSTGQRDAEINQMIRRLQSRRQANLEGRSMRQIQEQEIINFRRALYRSGTRVRSIEDGGRYRDISAEFFRRNPACLHRLVPWLKRELTVLFGAHGSLVNIVQHIIMSNVTRYDLESTAFTDELKPFLLHRTEHFLHEFINFARCPFNIEAYDQHANYDCPAPSYEEGSRSESSIITISPDEADSQEAERNSFTVGTDQAPWDDETPGPSYSSSDQVCATLSTTLDTSESSDEEPSTNAAVLPAQVPPSVERNEDSCDSLENCVIVGYVKPLAERTPELVELSSDSEESVVDGGKCEEVQKKVKPIQYQSFSDTDASGYASPFSLGSRDGSASRKVKVSSSSKKQNHKRSEHDKSKASSSTCLQNPSREREDNYDDSYAFTKKRKSEVYAPQLDREHRGFKSKNKDRSLEKRKKKRDSSRHKHKKDKKKSKTRDKSLSRKSKVLSLSNESIYSRELSRSRSRSNDCNKNSRRQDSDDYFRGQYHSKYDRNASRDYYELSYSRRNQYSRHSPSPDYGVRSFYERTNNQISRGRSRSYYYGRDRSRSRSSSQSRTPSRGSDRTRSEKPSGKRKYKTRHLESMPRGSEEAASASSKKESSVFENLVPKHREPYKRSAGLLNSQPEADIPRKKETKTSRSPSVEIIYEGTATDITRRQKRKRKWERKPHANQVGYSPVSSPVVITIDSDSDKASEIQDNTECDSIISWSPLDPFPPNEKEIESPSLLLEARDDKADEAENVEKEHRVTPKRDDVVDETLSGIEPLNGVEELQDPDGRHAPSAADNSKASSEQSNGETESFCCLPTHKASLLLHLSKHLHEQSCELDTSEQNL, translated from the exons ATGTGTGCCGCGCGGGAGCTGCGGAGCCGGGCCGGCGGCGCCAACGGTCGCCGGCGCCAACGTTCGAAGCAG AATTTGACACCGCTGACCAACCACTCAATGGCTGATAGCTTTTCATCTAAATCTAGCAGAAAGAAATTGCACCAGACAATGTCATCATCAGATGCATCACCAGACTCTAAGTGCCCAATATGCTTGGACAGATTCGAAAATGTATCCTACTTGGACCATTGCTGGCACAGATTTTGCTTCCGGTGCGTACAGGAGTGGTCGAAGAACAAAGCAGAATGCCCTCTCTGCAAGCAGCCATTTCACTCAATTGTGCACAGTATGAGATCAGAAAATGACTATAAGGTATATACAGTCAAGCCTGCAGAGACTGATGCCTTTGCCAACCCTGACGGTAGGAGATTCCGTTACCGAACGACTGTAACAAGGGAGCGTCGCACTTCAGCTTACCCTCGAAGGAATCCCAACACTAGAAGAACTGCCTCACCTCCTGATAATGGGATCCTATTCGAAGGCCTGTCAGGCCAGTCAACGGGACAGCGAGATGCAGAGATCAATCAAATGATTAGGCGCCTTCAGTCCAGGCGACAGGCAAACTTGGAAGGCCGATCCATGCGTCAAATTCAGGAACAAGAAATCATCAACTTCCGTAGAGCGCTGTATCGCTCCGGCACCCGTGTCCGAAGCATCGAGGATGGAGGGCGATACCGAGACATATCTGCTGAATTTTTCCGCAGGAATCCTGCCTGCCTTCATAGACTAGTTCCATGGCTGAAGCGCGAGCTCACAGTTTTGTTTGGAGCTCATGGGTCTCTTGTCAACATTGTGCAGCACATCATAATGAGCAATGTTACTAGGTATGATCTAGAAAGCACAGCATTCACTGATGAACTTAAACCCTTTTTGCTACATCGGACAGAGCACTTTTTGCATGAATTTATTAACTTTGCCAGGTGTCCTTTTAATATAGAAGCATACGACCAACATGCAAATTATGACTGTCCAGCTCCTTCGTACGAGGAAGGAAGTCGGTCAGAATCCTCAATCATCACCATCTCTCCAGATGAGGCTGATTCCCAGGAAGCTGAACGTAACTCCTTTACAGTCGGTACTGACCAGGCGCCCTGGGATGATGAGACTCCTGGTCCATCCTACTCAAGCTCTGACCAGGTTTGTGCTACGCTGTCCACCACTTTGGATACTTCGGAATCATCTGACGAAGAGCCCTCCACCAACGCAGCAGTGTTGCCAGCGCAGGTACCACCTTCTGTGGAGAGGAACGAGGACAGTTGTGATTCCCTTGAAAACTGTGTTATTGTTGGCTATGTGAAGCCGCTGGCAGAGAGAACACCCGAACTTGTGGAACTGTCTTCAGACTCTgaggaatctgttgttgatggcGGGAAATGTGAAGAAGTTCAGAAAAAAGTGAAGCCCATCCAGTACCAGAGTTTTAGTGATACAGATGCCAGTGGGTATGCCTCTCCCTTTTCTCTCGGGTCCAGAGATGGTAGTGCCAGTCGTAAGGTGAAGGTTTCCTCCTCGAGtaaaaaacaaaatcacaaaAGGAGTGAACATGACAAAAGTAAAGCCAGCAGCAGTACTTGTTTACAAAATCCatctagagagagagaggacaatTATGATGACAGCTATGCTTTTACCAAAAAGAGGAAATCTGAAGTCTACGCACCACAATTGGACCGAGAACACCGCGGTTTCAAAAGTAAGAACAAGGATCGTAGCCTGGAAAAAcggaagaagaagagggatagCAGCAGACACAAGCACAAGAAGGATAAAAAGAAGTCCAAAACCCGAGACAAAAGCCTCTCTCGCAAAAGCAAAGTTCTGTCTCTGAGCAATGAGAGCATCTACTCTCGAGAACTTAGTCGATCAAGATCTCGTAGCAATGATTGTAACAAAAATTCAAGGAGGCAAGATAGTGATGATTACTTCAGAGGCCAATACCACAGCAAGTATGACAGGAATGCCTCCCGAGATTATTATGAATTATCTTATAGTAGGCGGAATCAGTACTCCAGGCATTCTCCTAGCCCAGATTATGGAGTCCGCTCTTTTTACGAGCGAACCAATAATCAAATTTCAAGAGGTCGCAGCAGAAGTTACTACTATGGACGGGATAGATCAAGAAGTCGGTCCAGCAGCCAGTCTCGCACTCCTTCTCGAGGATCAGACAGAACGCGATCCGAGAAACCCAGTGGCAAAAGGAAATACAAGACCCGCCACCTCGAGAGTATGCCTAGAGGAAGTGAGGAAGCTGCTTCTGCGTCTTCTAAAAAAGAAAGTAGCGTGTTCGAAAACCTTGTGCCAAAGCATCGGGAACCTTACAAAAGGTCAGCTGGCCTCTTGAACAGTCAGCCAGAAGCTGATATCCCACGGAAGAAGGAAACAAAGACGTCAAGAAGTCCAAGTGTGGAGATTATTTATGAAGGGACAGCCACGGACATAACAAGGCgtcagaagaggaaaagaaaatgggaaaggaAGCCACATGCAAACCAGGTGGGCTACTCTCCTGTTTCTTCGCCTGTTGTGATTACAATTGACAGTGACAGTGATAAAGCCAGTGAAATCCAGGATAATACTGAGTGTGACAGTATCATCTCCTGGAGTCCTTTGGACCCATTTCCTCCAAATGAGAAGGAGATAGAGTCCCCATCACTACTCTTAGAAGCCAGAGACGACAAAGCTGATGAAGCTGAAAATGTGGAGAAGGAACACCGCGTGACTCCCAAAAGGGACGATGTAGTAGATGAAACTCTAAGTGGCATTGAACCTCTAAATGGAGTTGAAGAGCTACAGGATCCAGATGGCAGGCATGCACCTTCTGCGGCAGACAATAGCAAGGCTTCGTCTGAGCAGAGCAATGGAGAAACTGAATCTTTCTGCTGCTTGCCAACTCACAAAGCGTCCTTGCTCTTACACCTCTCAAAACATCTTCATGAACAATCGTGTGAGCTGGACACGTCAGAACAAAATCTATAG